One part of the Bacteroidia bacterium genome encodes these proteins:
- the deoC gene encoding deoxyribose-phosphate aldolase has product MNPIQELAKMIDHSLLHPTMTDEDLRKGCAIAKVYDVASVCIKPYAIKLAVEELQGSDVLVGTVIGFPQGNSRIDIKVAECIQACKDGATEIDMVVNIGKVLQEDWYYIKEEINAICKATHDHGAILKVIFENDFLPEDKYKIKLCEICSELKVDFVKTSTGYGMVKGADGKYGYQGATHPDLKLMRKHAADEVQVKAAGGVRTLEDLLAVKALGVTRVGATATVAMLEAAKEKYGIGRDENAPEEEAPGY; this is encoded by the coding sequence ATGAACCCCATCCAGGAACTTGCCAAAATGATCGACCACTCTCTGCTTCACCCTACGATGACTGATGAGGATTTGAGAAAAGGATGTGCGATAGCCAAAGTCTATGATGTTGCTTCCGTTTGTATCAAGCCCTATGCGATCAAACTGGCAGTAGAAGAACTCCAGGGTTCTGATGTGCTGGTGGGAACGGTAATTGGCTTTCCGCAAGGCAATTCTCGAATAGACATCAAAGTAGCTGAATGTATTCAGGCTTGTAAAGATGGAGCTACTGAGATTGATATGGTGGTCAATATTGGGAAGGTATTACAGGAAGACTGGTACTATATCAAAGAAGAAATAAATGCCATCTGCAAAGCGACTCATGATCATGGAGCCATTCTCAAAGTGATTTTTGAGAATGATTTTCTCCCCGAAGACAAATACAAAATCAAGCTTTGCGAAATCTGCTCTGAACTGAAAGTTGATTTCGTCAAAACTTCAACTGGCTATGGCATGGTCAAAGGAGCCGATGGAAAATACGGATATCAGGGAGCTACCCATCCTGACCTCAAATTGATGCGCAAACATGCAGCTGACGAAGTTCAGGTCAAAGCTGCTGGCGGAGTTCGTACACTAGAAGATTTATTGGCAGTGAAAGCCTTGGGCGTAACACGCGTAGGAGCTACTGCAACCGTTGCTATGCTGGAAGCAGCCAAAGAGAAATACGGTATTGGCAGGGACGAAAATGCCCCAGAGGAAGAAGCACCTGGCTATTAA
- a CDS encoding beta-N-acetylhexosaminidase has translation MRFNNWVQKLAYLSILSVFMTVSCKEPTPKDLGNEALIPKPVSLQATGSSFAIEKNTRIYVQGNDEDLMKTANYLAEVLRPATGYPLEVSATDAWPSAGNIFLSLETSDAELGREGYQLDITEDLVVFKANAASGVFRGIQTLRQLLPASIEAKDKQSGPWEIGTGTIKDYPRFGYRGAMLDVARHFFTVDEVKTFIDYIASYKLNTLHLHLSDDQGWRIEIKSWPKLTEIGGSSEVGGGEGGFFTQEEYKDIVAYAADRFITVIPEIDMPGHTNAILASYPELYCTGKKPEIYTGIEVGFSTLCTSNEETYVFIEDVIRELVAITPGEYIHIGGDETHATKLKDYIPFVNRVQDIVHKHGKLVMGWDEIAQATLKKNTIAQYWDSAENAEKALKQNAKILASPAKKTYLDMSYDTTSKYGLHWAAYIEIDSSYQWDPEELVEGMTAENILGVESPLWSETVSNITEAEWLIFPRLPGHAEIGWSPRDNRSWDEYRIRLGRQKARFDVLGINYYPSKQVPWAE, from the coding sequence ATGCGTTTCAATAATTGGGTACAAAAACTAGCTTACCTTTCAATTCTTTCCGTATTCATGACTGTTTCCTGCAAAGAACCTACTCCAAAAGATTTGGGAAATGAAGCTTTGATTCCTAAACCAGTAAGTCTTCAGGCAACGGGCAGTTCTTTTGCGATTGAAAAGAACACCCGCATTTATGTCCAGGGAAATGATGAGGATTTGATGAAAACCGCCAATTATCTGGCGGAGGTTCTAAGACCTGCAACTGGATATCCGCTGGAAGTAAGTGCTACTGATGCCTGGCCTTCAGCTGGCAACATTTTCTTAAGTCTGGAGACTTCGGATGCTGAACTTGGCAGAGAAGGCTATCAATTGGACATTACAGAAGATTTGGTTGTGTTTAAAGCCAATGCAGCCAGCGGAGTTTTCCGAGGAATTCAAACCCTGAGACAATTACTTCCTGCAAGTATCGAAGCCAAAGATAAACAATCAGGTCCCTGGGAAATTGGAACAGGTACGATCAAAGACTATCCTCGATTTGGATATAGAGGGGCTATGTTGGATGTAGCCAGACACTTCTTTACAGTAGATGAGGTAAAGACGTTTATTGATTATATCGCATCCTATAAACTAAATACCCTGCATCTTCACCTTTCTGATGATCAGGGCTGGCGAATTGAGATTAAGTCCTGGCCAAAATTGACGGAAATAGGCGGAAGTTCAGAAGTAGGTGGAGGAGAAGGAGGATTCTTTACTCAGGAAGAATATAAGGATATCGTAGCCTATGCTGCCGATCGTTTCATAACGGTAATCCCTGAGATCGATATGCCCGGCCACACCAATGCGATTTTGGCTTCTTACCCGGAATTGTATTGCACTGGAAAGAAACCCGAAATATATACGGGAATTGAAGTAGGCTTTTCAACCCTGTGTACGTCAAATGAAGAAACTTACGTATTCATTGAAGATGTGATCCGTGAACTCGTAGCCATTACACCTGGAGAGTATATCCATATTGGGGGAGATGAAACCCATGCCACTAAACTGAAAGATTACATACCCTTTGTAAATCGTGTACAGGATATCGTTCATAAGCATGGCAAATTGGTGATGGGCTGGGATGAGATTGCTCAGGCAACTTTGAAGAAGAATACCATCGCTCAGTATTGGGATAGTGCGGAAAATGCTGAGAAGGCCCTCAAGCAAAATGCAAAGATCCTGGCCTCTCCTGCAAAGAAAACCTATCTGGATATGTCCTATGATACTACCAGTAAATATGGTTTGCATTGGGCAGCTTATATTGAAATTGACAGTAGTTATCAGTGGGATCCCGAAGAATTGGTAGAGGGAATGACTGCTGAGAATATCCTGGGAGTTGAGTCGCCACTTTGGTCAGAAACCGTAAGCAATATTACAGAAGCAGAATGGCTGATCTTTCCTCGCCTACCTGGACATGCCGAAATTGGTTGGTCACCGAGAGATAATAGAAGTTGGGATGAATACAGGATCAGGTTAGGAAGGCAGAAAGCTCGCTTCGATGTGCTGGGTATAAATTATTATCCCTCCAAGCAAGTGCCCTGGGCGGAATAA
- a CDS encoding DUF2306 domain-containing protein — translation MNSKILKTIGWIIFAIFPLFIGLYPLRYLLADGVVGLLNTKNPELLSNLVWKVSFNVHILFGGIALMIGWIQFHKGFRTKRMKIHRGIGKVYVIAGLLSALGGVWAGYYATGGPIAQIGFMCLGVGWFGTTLKAYLDIRQRKLQDHQQMMIYSYSLCFAAVTLRLWLTPLQSMTGDFISAYQIVAWLCWVPNLLVAFIIIRRTNRKVSKPQLA, via the coding sequence ATGAACTCAAAAATTCTTAAAACGATTGGCTGGATCATTTTTGCCATCTTTCCCCTATTTATCGGTTTATATCCTTTGAGGTATCTTTTGGCGGATGGGGTAGTAGGATTATTGAATACCAAAAATCCGGAGCTGCTTTCAAACCTGGTTTGGAAGGTCTCTTTCAATGTTCATATCCTTTTTGGAGGCATTGCCCTGATGATTGGTTGGATACAATTTCATAAAGGCTTTCGGACGAAACGGATGAAGATTCATCGAGGGATAGGCAAGGTCTATGTGATTGCGGGCCTCTTGAGTGCCCTGGGGGGAGTCTGGGCTGGATATTATGCCACAGGCGGACCTATTGCTCAGATTGGGTTTATGTGTTTGGGAGTTGGATGGTTTGGGACGACCTTAAAAGCCTATTTAGACATTCGCCAAAGAAAACTACAGGATCATCAGCAGATGATGATTTATAGTTATTCGCTTTGCTTCGCTGCTGTGACTCTCCGTTTATGGTTAACTCCCCTTCAGAGTATGACGGGTGATTTTATCAGCGCCTATCAAATCGTAGCCTGGTTGTGTTGGGTGCCGAATCTTTTGGTGGCATTCATCATTATCCGAAGGACAAATAGGAAAGTTTCAAAGCCACAATTAGCTTAA
- a CDS encoding CHAT domain-containing tetratricopeptide repeat protein encodes MPRMLLVKSPCFYFFLFLFLLFESLPLYSQNTSFSKALKDSDALLESGNYEESLKSNRKIEQNFPILDTLDRVKLIKQRAYLLTKIGQKDSSVQYLQEARQLLKKDSLNQLPLYASLMYDLAFSSISQNPGNPQIEIYLEESRKIREIHDPEMLGKTQHLKANLFMKKGNFPGAIQIFESLIDRKEEISKHLLARTHNDYGISLIFMRRHPEAHASLETAMNIFEEHYGTDEHPDMINGLSYLGYISGVIGKLYSGRKYCEEALRLQQKFFPPDHPELAIIYYYLGGIYNNMQEAEKGLAAFQEAIRIDDIHSGPQMSPRKANFYMSLGAAYKGINDFDRSLEANQKAVDFFESLPNQHPFMDQLYANIGMTYFDKRDLENAQSYLDKSMKLALEKFPETHPSMVTRFTAYAKLYEEKKAYQKSLEYWEKAAQVEAARSGPKSSRIAHFKSKQGAVYFNYLKNPQKALEFYEQAITSMDLEGWTQGNQYPLNQLSREQPTVMLGICHGYSLCLQAESKKQDRKKAFELILAAEMLVDSTRSEYLTESSKLELASNSRKLYELGIELAFELYQESGDQMYLNNAFRLSEKSKALLLLLSLKHVQALQSSEIPESVLEKEQELERKIMSTKSLKSRYTRDQLAETDSISKILFALNASRDSLIEELELNYPQYFRIKYDPHIPQLSEIQNQLLQEKEAALVYFLDDAFVYRFDIRKDKVDFTRKELNEDFSGRIRDFRQLIYAPLSSKTDDDFVEMQGKFVTEAHRLYELLLPAKEDFSGIETLKIIPDGVLSMLSMDLLLSKMPPDIGKIRSYPWAIRDYEFSYLYSMGLWMYLEETRPIKRPEPRLLAFQPSYPNTEMEEGLFAERRAGFGPLKFSEAEVKGISDFYAGEILSGSQANEANFYEMAHEYPIIHISSHAMVPEKKQRDAFIALSQSENGEYDDSLMIEELYTQRLKAEMVVLSACETALGELAEGEGVLSLGRAFTYAGARSLIMSLWEVNDESTAEIMTSFYKHLAEGDQKSTALRKAKLAYIEKSDQLESQPYFWAAFLASGDMQPLPEKSSNSWLWFLAILGIIGIFWGIRSVVVR; translated from the coding sequence ATGCCAAGAATGCTGTTAGTGAAATCTCCTTGCTTTTACTTTTTCCTCTTTCTTTTCCTATTATTTGAGTCTCTTCCTCTCTATAGCCAGAATACTTCTTTCTCCAAAGCCCTGAAAGATTCTGATGCTTTATTGGAAAGCGGAAATTATGAAGAGAGCCTGAAATCAAATCGAAAGATTGAACAGAATTTTCCAATACTGGATACCCTGGATCGGGTCAAATTGATTAAACAAAGAGCCTATCTCTTAACCAAAATTGGTCAGAAGGATAGTTCCGTTCAGTATTTGCAGGAAGCCAGGCAGCTGTTAAAAAAAGATTCCCTGAATCAACTGCCCTTGTATGCAAGCCTAATGTATGATCTGGCCTTTAGCAGTATCAGCCAAAATCCTGGAAATCCACAAATTGAAATCTATTTGGAAGAATCACGGAAGATTCGGGAAATCCATGATCCTGAAATGCTAGGAAAAACACAGCACCTCAAGGCGAATCTGTTTATGAAAAAAGGGAATTTCCCCGGCGCAATTCAAATCTTTGAGTCTCTCATTGATCGGAAAGAAGAAATCAGCAAACACCTATTGGCCCGCACACACAATGATTATGGCATCAGCCTCATTTTCATGCGAAGACATCCGGAAGCTCATGCTTCTTTAGAAACCGCCATGAATATATTTGAGGAGCATTATGGCACAGATGAACATCCAGATATGATCAATGGCCTTTCTTATTTGGGATATATCAGTGGAGTAATTGGGAAACTGTATTCCGGCAGAAAATATTGCGAAGAAGCGCTGCGATTGCAACAGAAGTTCTTTCCTCCTGATCATCCAGAACTCGCGATCATTTATTACTACCTCGGAGGGATTTATAATAATATGCAGGAGGCCGAAAAAGGTCTTGCAGCTTTTCAGGAAGCTATTCGAATAGATGACATCCATTCTGGCCCTCAAATGAGTCCCCGAAAAGCAAACTTCTATATGAGTCTTGGAGCTGCTTATAAAGGCATCAATGATTTTGACCGATCATTGGAAGCCAATCAAAAAGCAGTGGATTTCTTCGAAAGTCTTCCCAATCAACATCCCTTTATGGATCAACTTTATGCAAACATTGGGATGACCTATTTTGATAAAAGGGATCTTGAAAATGCTCAGAGCTATCTCGACAAATCGATGAAGCTCGCGCTCGAAAAATTTCCTGAGACGCATCCCAGTATGGTTACGCGTTTTACGGCCTATGCAAAACTCTATGAAGAGAAAAAAGCCTATCAAAAATCTCTGGAGTACTGGGAAAAAGCCGCTCAGGTAGAAGCTGCCAGAAGTGGACCTAAATCCAGTCGAATTGCTCACTTCAAATCAAAACAGGGAGCTGTTTATTTCAACTACCTTAAAAATCCTCAAAAAGCATTGGAGTTTTACGAACAGGCAATCACTTCCATGGATCTGGAAGGTTGGACTCAGGGAAACCAATATCCGCTCAATCAGCTTAGCCGTGAACAACCCACCGTTATGCTTGGGATTTGTCATGGCTACAGTCTTTGTCTTCAGGCGGAAAGTAAAAAACAAGACCGCAAGAAAGCTTTTGAATTGATTTTGGCAGCCGAAATGCTTGTCGATTCGACTCGGAGTGAATATCTAACTGAATCCAGTAAACTTGAACTGGCCAGTAATTCTCGAAAACTCTATGAATTGGGAATTGAACTGGCTTTTGAATTATATCAGGAGAGTGGTGATCAGATGTATCTCAACAATGCCTTTCGTCTAAGTGAAAAAAGTAAAGCCCTTCTCCTTTTGTTGAGTCTCAAGCATGTGCAAGCCTTGCAAAGCTCGGAGATTCCTGAGTCCGTTTTGGAAAAAGAGCAGGAACTTGAGCGAAAGATCATGAGTACCAAAAGCCTTAAAAGCAGATATACGCGTGATCAACTTGCAGAAACGGATAGTATATCAAAAATTCTCTTCGCACTCAACGCAAGTCGGGATTCTTTGATTGAAGAATTAGAACTCAATTATCCTCAATATTTCCGAATTAAATACGATCCCCATATTCCTCAATTGAGTGAAATTCAAAATCAACTTCTTCAAGAAAAGGAGGCTGCGCTTGTCTATTTTCTGGATGATGCCTTTGTGTATAGATTTGACATTCGGAAGGATAAGGTGGATTTCACAAGAAAAGAGCTCAATGAAGATTTTTCAGGTCGTATTAGAGATTTTCGGCAATTGATTTATGCCCCATTATCTTCAAAAACGGATGATGATTTTGTGGAAATGCAGGGCAAATTTGTAACAGAGGCACATAGGCTATATGAGTTATTGCTTCCTGCCAAAGAAGACTTTTCAGGAATCGAAACCCTAAAAATCATTCCCGATGGAGTATTGAGTATGCTAAGTATGGATTTGCTTCTAAGTAAAATGCCTCCTGATATCGGCAAAATCAGAAGCTATCCCTGGGCCATCCGCGACTATGAATTTTCCTATCTCTATTCTATGGGGCTATGGATGTATCTGGAAGAAACTCGTCCAATTAAAAGACCTGAACCCAGGCTTTTGGCCTTTCAACCCAGCTATCCCAATACAGAGATGGAAGAAGGATTATTCGCAGAAAGAAGAGCCGGTTTTGGACCTTTGAAATTTAGTGAGGCAGAAGTGAAGGGGATCAGCGATTTCTATGCAGGGGAGATCCTTTCCGGCAGTCAGGCCAATGAAGCCAATTTCTACGAAATGGCCCATGAATATCCCATCATCCACATCAGCAGTCACGCCATGGTTCCTGAAAAAAAGCAAAGAGATGCCTTCATTGCTTTGAGTCAATCGGAAAACGGGGAATATGATGATTCTCTTATGATAGAAGAACTTTATACCCAGAGACTCAAAGCAGAAATGGTCGTACTAAGTGCCTGTGAAACCGCTTTAGGAGAATTGGCAGAAGGAGAAGGTGTCCTGAGTTTAGGTCGGGCTTTTACCTATGCAGGAGCCAGAAGTCTGATCATGTCACTTTGGGAAGTAAATGATGAAAGCACGGCCGAAATCATGACCAGCTTTTACAAGCATTTGGCTGAAGGCGATCAGAAATCTACTGCTTTACGAAAAGCAAAACTGGCCTATATTGAGAAAAGCGATCAGTTGGAATCTCAACCTTATTTCTGGGCGGCTTTCCTGGCCAGTGGGGATATGCAACCTTTACCCGAAAAATCTTCAAATAGCTGGCTCTGGTTCTTGGCAATCCTTGGAATTATTGGGATATTTTGGGGGATAAGAAGTGTTGTAGTTCGGTAG